In Flavobacterium sp. CS20, a single window of DNA contains:
- a CDS encoding AsmA-like C-terminal region-containing protein: MKKALKIIGIVILVLVLILLIAPFLFQNQIEQSIKKSINKNVNAQVEWSALNLSLLSNFPNAKVGLENISVINNKPFEGDTLFYAQNFELKMGLFEIFDTSNIKVDGISINKAVVNIKTNKDGIANYDIQKPTESKDRESTSNSSADEGFNLELSAYDISDSKIIYQDADAMKLTLEDFNHSGQGDFSKNTFVLSTQTDSKISFVYDSTAYLNQNKIVLDADLAMDLDQMRFSFKDNKALVNQLPLKFDGFVQVNDDNQELDINFTTPDSDFKNLLALVPEEYAGNLDGMSTQGEFNLDGRLFGVIDDTHIPKMTITLNSKNAQFQYKNLPKKVENINIDLKLINETGLVEDTAIDINTIDFRIDKDRFSGAANFKNLTENMKVDITAKGKINLSNLSQAYPIDAKLDLNGILNADFETHFDMNSIENKQYQNIKSKGRIELSSFKYSSEELANPFEIQTALVNFKGGNAELSQFKMKTGQTDLQAQGQLKNLMGYLFSKEDLKGQFKTSSNKFNVNDFMTATAEEDTKSSGAKNKTPDENSKTEEAIKIPSQLDLSLDFTANEVVYDNYNLKNAKGQLTIKDQKASLNKIQADLFGGQVLVDGNVSTKSKTPTFGMKLQLQNIDIATSMQDVEMLKGFTPILKSLVGKITTEFDFSGDMTQGLSPILSTLNGNGLANIIQAKVEPSKMPLTNSLNSKLNIIDLNNLKLKDVVTTFKFQNGAVNVNPVKFKIDDIEVNLQGSHSLNNVMDYAVNLKLPAKYFGNEIGSQLAKLSNTEMNNMKVDLPINITGNLKQPDFNINMQSAVSSLTNQIIQSQKDELTDKASEQIKNLLHGNSNDKAQDSTAQGGNKAEETIKDVLGGLLGGKKKKDKDN, from the coding sequence ATGAAAAAAGCACTTAAAATCATAGGAATAGTCATACTTGTTTTGGTATTAATTTTGTTGATAGCACCTTTTTTATTTCAAAACCAAATTGAACAAAGCATCAAAAAAAGCATCAACAAAAACGTCAATGCACAAGTAGAATGGTCGGCACTTAACTTAAGTTTATTGTCTAATTTTCCTAACGCTAAAGTTGGTTTAGAAAATATTTCAGTTATCAACAACAAACCTTTTGAAGGTGATACTTTATTTTATGCCCAAAATTTTGAACTTAAAATGGGCTTGTTTGAAATTTTTGACACAAGCAACATAAAAGTTGATGGCATCTCAATCAACAAAGCGGTTGTTAACATTAAAACCAATAAAGATGGTATTGCCAATTACGATATTCAAAAACCAACTGAATCTAAAGATAGAGAATCTACAAGCAATTCTTCAGCAGATGAAGGATTTAATTTAGAACTAAGTGCTTACGATATTTCTGACTCTAAAATCATCTATCAAGATGCTGATGCTATGAAGTTGACTTTAGAAGATTTTAATCATTCTGGTCAAGGTGATTTTTCAAAAAACACATTCGTCTTATCTACACAAACCGATTCAAAAATATCTTTTGTTTATGATAGCACGGCTTATCTCAATCAAAATAAAATTGTATTGGATGCAGATTTGGCAATGGATTTAGACCAAATGCGATTTTCATTTAAAGACAATAAAGCTTTAGTCAATCAACTTCCTTTAAAATTTGATGGATTTGTTCAAGTCAATGATGATAACCAAGAATTAGACATCAATTTTACAACACCTGATTCTGATTTCAAAAATCTCTTGGCTTTAGTACCTGAAGAATATGCGGGAAATCTTGACGGAATGTCAACACAAGGCGAATTTAATTTAGATGGTCGCCTGTTCGGTGTGATTGACGACACGCATATTCCTAAAATGACAATCACATTAAACAGTAAAAATGCACAATTTCAATATAAAAATTTACCCAAAAAAGTTGAAAACATCAATATAGACCTTAAACTTATAAACGAAACTGGACTTGTTGAAGATACTGCTATAGATATCAATACTATTGATTTTAGAATTGATAAAGATAGATTTTCTGGTGCGGCAAATTTTAAAAATCTAACCGAAAATATGAAAGTTGATATCACTGCAAAAGGCAAAATCAATTTGAGCAATTTAAGTCAAGCCTATCCTATAGATGCTAAGTTAGATTTAAACGGTATTTTAAATGCAGATTTTGAAACCCATTTTGATATGAATAGTATTGAAAACAAACAATATCAAAATATCAAAAGCAAAGGTCGAATAGAATTGAGCAGTTTTAAATATTCTTCTGAAGAATTAGCCAATCCGTTTGAAATCCAAACAGCTTTGGTCAACTTTAAAGGTGGTAATGCAGAGTTGTCTCAATTTAAAATGAAAACGGGTCAAACCGATCTTCAAGCACAAGGTCAATTAAAAAACCTAATGGGTTATTTGTTTTCTAAAGAAGACTTAAAAGGTCAATTTAAAACCAGTTCAAACAAATTTAATGTCAATGATTTTATGACAGCAACTGCTGAAGAAGACACAAAATCTTCTGGTGCTAAAAACAAAACACCTGATGAAAACAGCAAAACAGAAGAAGCCATAAAAATTCCAAGTCAGTTAGATTTAAGCTTAGATTTTACAGCAAATGAAGTGGTTTACGACAATTATAATTTAAAAAATGCTAAAGGTCAACTCACTATAAAAGACCAAAAAGCAAGTTTAAATAAAATTCAAGCGGATTTATTTGGAGGTCAAGTTTTAGTTGATGGAAACGTTAGCACGAAGTCTAAAACACCAACTTTTGGGATGAAACTTCAATTGCAAAACATTGATATTGCCACTTCAATGCAAGATGTAGAAATGCTCAAAGGTTTTACGCCTATTTTAAAATCTTTAGTCGGTAAAATTACCACAGAATTTGATTTTTCAGGTGATATGACACAAGGCTTGTCTCCTATTCTATCTACGTTAAATGGCAACGGTTTAGCTAATATTATTCAAGCTAAAGTTGAACCCAGCAAAATGCCTTTAACCAACTCTTTAAACAGCAAATTAAATATTATTGATTTGAACAATTTAAAATTAAAAGATGTAGTAACAACTTTTAAGTTTCAAAACGGTGCGGTAAATGTAAATCCTGTCAAATTTAAAATTGATGACATAGAAGTTAACTTACAAGGCAGTCACAGCCTTAATAATGTGATGGATTACGCCGTAAATCTCAAATTACCTGCAAAATATTTTGGTAATGAAATCGGTAGTCAACTCGCTAAGCTAAGCAATACCGAAATGAACAATATGAAAGTTGACTTACCAATTAATATTACTGGAAATTTAAAACAACCTGATTTCAACATTAATATGCAATCTGCTGTCAGCAGTTTAACCAACCAAATCATTCAAAGTCAGAAAGATGAGCTTACTGATAAAGCCAGTGAACAAATTAAAAATCTACTTCATGGAAATTCTAATGACAAAGCTCAAGACAGCACAGCTCAAGGCGGTAACAAAGCTGAAGAAACCATAAAAGACGTGCTTGGTGGCTTACTAGGTGGTAAGAAAAAGAAAGACAAAGACAATTAA
- the porV gene encoding type IX secretion system outer membrane channel protein PorV, with amino-acid sequence MKYKHLFIVLLSLGTISKSFSQEEPRRVITTAVPFLLIAGDARSSGMGDQGIATPVDAFSQQWNPAKYAFSETRSGFGLGYTPYLRELVTDINLGQLSYFNRINQRSAFAGSIRFFGLGGVELRETADQVPREVEPNEFAVDLSYALRLNEKFSMAVTGKFIRSDQKIPGLGGDATAANTFVADISAFYRGEEVFYNNFNGRWRFGGAIQNIGPKIKFDDAGQENFLPTNLKLGAGHDFILDPSNTIGLYVEFNKLLVPTPSDSNGDGVINREDDWANEGEFSAIFSSFGDAPDGFSEELKEVTWAIGAEYWYEDSFAFRVGYFNESEEKGFRQFLTLGAGFKYSSINIDASYLFSTTPVQNPLEGTLRFSLTFNIGDNAYIEY; translated from the coding sequence ATGAAATACAAACATCTATTTATAGTTCTTTTGTCTCTAGGGACAATTTCAAAATCTTTTTCACAAGAAGAACCACGACGAGTCATTACAACTGCTGTACCGTTTTTATTAATTGCTGGAGATGCACGATCATCTGGTATGGGTGACCAAGGTATTGCAACGCCAGTTGATGCCTTTTCTCAACAGTGGAATCCAGCCAAATATGCATTCTCTGAAACGCGTTCGGGTTTTGGTTTAGGCTATACGCCTTATTTAAGAGAATTGGTTACAGATATTAATTTAGGTCAATTGTCATATTTTAATCGAATCAATCAAAGAAGTGCTTTTGCAGGAAGTATTCGATTTTTTGGTTTAGGTGGCGTAGAATTACGAGAAACAGCAGACCAAGTCCCACGTGAGGTTGAGCCTAACGAATTTGCAGTAGATTTGAGTTATGCCTTAAGATTAAACGAAAAATTTTCTATGGCTGTTACTGGTAAATTTATTCGGTCAGACCAAAAAATACCTGGTTTAGGTGGTGATGCGACTGCAGCTAATACTTTTGTCGCTGATATTTCTGCCTTTTATCGGGGAGAAGAAGTGTTTTATAATAATTTTAATGGCCGTTGGCGTTTTGGTGGTGCTATACAAAATATAGGACCCAAAATTAAATTTGATGATGCCGGACAAGAGAACTTTTTACCAACCAATTTAAAACTTGGTGCAGGTCATGATTTTATTTTAGACCCATCAAATACTATCGGTTTGTATGTAGAATTCAATAAATTGTTGGTGCCAACTCCAAGTGATTCTAATGGTGACGGAGTTATCAATAGAGAAGATGATTGGGCTAACGAAGGTGAGTTTTCTGCAATTTTCAGCTCTTTTGGTGATGCACCTGATGGATTTTCAGAAGAACTTAAAGAGGTAACTTGGGCCATTGGAGCAGAATATTGGTATGAAGATAGTTTTGCTTTTAGAGTTGGTTACTTTAACGAATCTGAAGAAAAAGGTTTTAGACAGTTTTTGACGCTTGGTGCTGGTTTTAAATATTCTTCTATCAATATTGATGCGTCTTATTTGTTTTCAACAACACCAGTTCAAAATCCTTTAGAAGGCACTTTAAGATTTTCATTAACTTTTAATATAGGTGATAATGCTTATATTGAATACTAA